A stretch of the Sorangium aterium genome encodes the following:
- a CDS encoding SDR family oxidoreductase codes for MGRLQDKVAIITGASAGIGEATAKLFAAEGAKVILGARRESELARLVSEIEKSGGRAAALAGDVRSEDYAKALVARATEKFGKLDIAFNNAGVLGEGGPSTGVSEEGFRDTLAVNLTGAFLGAKHQIPAMLKHGGGSVIFTSTFVGYTVAFPGTAAYAASKSGLIGLTQALAAEFGPQGVRVNAILPGAVDTAMYHEANSTKESQAFITSLHALKRVATPEEVARSVLYFASDDASFVTGTAALVDGGLSITRT; via the coding sequence ATGGGACGTTTGCAAGACAAGGTGGCTATCATCACGGGCGCAAGCGCTGGTATCGGCGAGGCCACCGCCAAGCTCTTCGCCGCCGAGGGGGCGAAGGTCATCCTCGGGGCGCGGCGCGAGAGCGAGCTCGCGCGCCTGGTGAGCGAGATCGAGAAGAGCGGCGGGCGCGCCGCCGCGCTGGCCGGCGACGTGCGCTCGGAAGACTACGCCAAGGCCCTCGTGGCGCGGGCGACAGAGAAGTTCGGCAAGCTCGATATCGCCTTCAACAACGCGGGCGTCCTGGGCGAGGGTGGCCCCAGCACCGGGGTCTCCGAGGAAGGCTTTCGCGATACCCTCGCCGTGAACCTCACCGGCGCGTTCCTCGGCGCCAAGCACCAGATCCCCGCGATGCTGAAGCACGGCGGAGGGTCGGTCATCTTCACCTCGACCTTCGTCGGCTACACCGTCGCGTTCCCGGGCACCGCCGCGTACGCCGCGAGCAAGTCCGGCCTGATCGGCTTGACGCAGGCCCTCGCCGCCGAGTTCGGGCCGCAAGGCGTGCGGGTCAACGCGATCCTACCGGGCGCCGTCGACACCGCGATGTACCACGAGGCGAACAGCACGAAGGAGTCGCAGGCGTTCATCACGAGCCTCCACGCCCTCAAGCGCGTCGCGACCCCGGAGGAGGTGGCCCGCTCCGTGCTCTACTTCGCCTCGGACGACGCCTCCTTCGTCACCGGGACGGCCGCGCTGGTCGACGGCGGCCTCTCCATCACGCGCACCTGA
- a CDS encoding LysR family transcriptional regulator — MKLEGIATFVAVAEARSLSEAARRLRLSKSVVSERLAELEKSVGASLIHRTTRKLSLTEDGAAFLERAVRIVREVEDATADLAARRGTLAGPLRLSAPVTFGRMHLGPALYPFLLQHPRIELTLDLDDRRVDAAAGHDAVVRHGPIVDSRLVVWRLAPSQRVLVASPDYLARHGAPASIAELEKHRGIFYTNRGIADWRFPGPDGAVLVRARVGLRVNNGDMMRDAAVAGLGVALLPMFIVGAALRAGELRVIDVGAQPEPEFIFIAHTEGRRPSAKLRALADHLVTAFGKPPYWDEDVGEKKGSSAKPK, encoded by the coding sequence ATGAAGCTCGAGGGCATCGCGACGTTCGTGGCCGTCGCCGAGGCGCGATCGCTCAGCGAGGCGGCGCGGCGCCTGCGCCTGTCGAAGTCCGTCGTCAGCGAGCGCCTGGCCGAGCTCGAGAAGAGCGTGGGCGCGAGCCTCATCCACCGCACCACGCGCAAGCTGTCGCTCACGGAAGATGGGGCGGCGTTCCTGGAGCGGGCGGTCCGGATCGTCCGCGAGGTCGAGGACGCGACCGCCGATCTCGCCGCGCGGCGCGGCACCCTGGCGGGCCCCCTCCGGCTGTCGGCGCCGGTGACCTTCGGGCGCATGCACCTCGGCCCGGCGCTCTACCCCTTCCTTTTGCAGCACCCGAGGATCGAGCTGACGCTCGATCTGGATGACCGCCGCGTGGACGCCGCCGCCGGCCACGACGCGGTGGTGCGGCACGGGCCCATCGTCGACTCGCGCCTCGTGGTCTGGCGCCTTGCGCCGAGCCAGCGCGTCCTCGTCGCTTCGCCGGATTACCTGGCGCGCCACGGCGCGCCGGCGTCCATCGCCGAGCTGGAGAAGCATCGGGGCATCTTCTACACGAACCGCGGCATCGCCGACTGGCGCTTCCCGGGGCCGGACGGCGCCGTGCTCGTGCGGGCGCGCGTCGGCCTCCGCGTCAACAACGGCGACATGATGCGGGACGCCGCCGTCGCCGGCCTCGGCGTCGCTCTACTGCCGATGTTCATCGTGGGCGCGGCGCTCAGGGCTGGTGAGCTGCGCGTCATCGACGTCGGCGCCCAGCCCGAGCCCGAGTTCATCTTCATCGCGCACACGGAGGGGCGGCGCCCCTCGGCCAAGCTCCGCGCGCTCGCCGACCATCTCGTCACCGCCTTCGGGAAGCCGCCGTACTGGGATGAAGACGTGGGAGAGAAGAAGGGCTCCTCCGCGAAGCCGAAATGA
- a CDS encoding enoyl-CoA hydratase/isomerase family protein: MRHERRCAMHLAMQCVEVLTRDGMAEITLNRPKVNAMNQALLREMTDVFGRLAQDDAVSGVLVRGTGQYLSAGLDLHELASLDRERLSSFLDDFDAAFGAAFRFPEGVRSVVSLPPDPRGSDGSRRLAPAEQSRQRNRSIARGRWKQQRFS, encoded by the coding sequence TTGCGCCATGAGCGGCGCTGCGCGATGCATCTCGCGATGCAATGCGTCGAGGTGCTCACCCGTGACGGCATGGCCGAGATCACGCTGAACCGACCCAAGGTCAACGCCATGAACCAGGCGTTGCTCCGTGAGATGACCGACGTCTTCGGGCGGCTCGCGCAGGACGACGCCGTGAGCGGCGTTCTCGTCCGCGGCACCGGACAGTACCTGTCCGCGGGGCTCGATTTGCACGAGCTCGCATCGCTCGATCGGGAGAGGCTCTCAAGCTTCCTCGACGATTTCGACGCCGCCTTCGGCGCGGCGTTCCGCTTCCCGGAGGGGGTGCGATCCGTCGTCTCGCTCCCCCCAGATCCCCGGGGAAGCGACGGTTCACGACGGTTGGCCCCCGCGGAACAGTCCCGCCAGAGAAACCGGTCGATAGCGCGTGGTCGCTGGAAACAGCAGCGATTTTCGTAG
- a CDS encoding SDR family oxidoreductase — translation MNVQRTALVTGANKGIGLETARQLGRASMTVLIGARDEERGARAAAALRREGIDARFIALDVTDAASVAEAHRTIERDLGRLDVLVNNAGILLGRSTPSATRLDEVRHVFEVNVFAAIAVTNAMLPLLRRASPAARIVMVSSGLGGLANHGDPAWEYASFNAIAYPASKAALNMVTVQYAKELAPTGIKVNAADPGYTATDLNGHRGTQTVEEGARASVRLALLDDAGPTGGFFDARGPVPW, via the coding sequence ATGAACGTCCAGCGAACAGCGCTCGTCACGGGCGCGAACAAGGGAATCGGCCTCGAGACCGCCCGCCAGCTCGGCCGCGCGAGCATGACGGTGCTCATCGGAGCACGCGACGAGGAGCGCGGCGCGCGAGCCGCTGCGGCGCTGCGCCGAGAAGGCATCGACGCGCGCTTCATCGCGCTCGACGTGACGGACGCCGCGAGCGTCGCCGAAGCGCATCGCACGATCGAGCGCGACCTCGGGCGGCTGGATGTCCTCGTGAACAACGCGGGCATCCTCCTCGGCCGCTCCACGCCGAGCGCGACGCGACTCGACGAGGTGCGCCACGTGTTCGAGGTCAACGTCTTCGCTGCCATCGCCGTGACGAATGCGATGCTCCCGCTGCTCCGACGAGCGTCGCCCGCGGCGCGCATCGTCATGGTGTCGAGCGGGCTCGGCGGGCTCGCGAACCACGGCGACCCAGCGTGGGAGTACGCGTCGTTCAACGCCATCGCGTACCCCGCCTCCAAGGCGGCGCTCAACATGGTGACGGTGCAGTACGCGAAGGAGCTCGCCCCGACGGGCATCAAGGTCAACGCCGCGGACCCCGGTTACACCGCGACCGACCTGAATGGCCACCGCGGCACGCAGACCGTCGAGGAAGGCGCCCGCGCGTCCGTGAGGCTCGCGCTCCTCGACGACGCCGGCCCGACCGGCGGGTTCTTCGACGCGCGCGGCCCCGTGCCCTGGTGA
- a CDS encoding helix-turn-helix domain-containing protein, whose protein sequence is MDLSAAQRGRSQIAFSRPAALPGLTVGQFRSDGPLFTCVTDRYATALHFSGRSEWSLRGARWSSGPGTIDVKVPGEVFAEHARQGQRRFQVVIFDARMVDEARATLDSPASPPTENALCAHDPRAAPLAALHRSLLRGDATPLELAGVSSEALAALCELTTMRRDPPRPRSAWARAVTRARELLDARFTESIALDELAAHARLDKFRLCRAFREEVGLPPHAYVTYRRVGLAGALLARGVPQAEVAARVGLYDQSQLHRHFKRIAGVTPGAYARAAR, encoded by the coding sequence GTGGATCTCTCGGCGGCGCAGCGCGGGCGGAGCCAGATCGCATTCTCACGCCCGGCTGCGCTCCCCGGCCTCACCGTCGGGCAGTTCCGGAGCGACGGGCCCCTGTTCACCTGCGTGACGGACCGCTACGCCACCGCGCTCCACTTCAGTGGCCGCTCCGAGTGGTCGCTTCGAGGCGCGCGCTGGTCGAGCGGCCCGGGCACGATCGACGTGAAGGTCCCCGGAGAGGTCTTCGCAGAGCACGCCCGCCAAGGCCAGCGGCGGTTTCAAGTCGTGATCTTCGACGCGCGCATGGTCGACGAGGCGCGCGCGACGCTGGACTCTCCCGCGTCGCCCCCGACGGAGAACGCGCTCTGCGCGCACGACCCGCGCGCTGCACCGTTGGCGGCGTTGCATCGCTCGCTGCTTCGCGGCGACGCGACGCCTCTAGAGCTCGCGGGCGTGTCGTCCGAGGCGCTCGCCGCCCTGTGCGAGCTCACCACCATGCGCCGAGATCCGCCCCGTCCGCGCAGCGCGTGGGCTCGCGCGGTGACGCGCGCGCGCGAGCTCCTCGATGCGCGGTTCACCGAATCGATCGCGCTCGACGAGCTCGCCGCCCACGCGCGACTCGACAAGTTCCGCCTCTGTCGTGCCTTCCGCGAGGAGGTCGGGCTTCCCCCGCACGCGTACGTGACCTACCGGCGCGTCGGCCTCGCAGGGGCGCTGCTCGCCCGGGGAGTCCCTCAGGCGGAGGTCGCTGCGCGCGTGGGGCTCTACGACCAGAGCCAGCTCCACCGGCATTTCAAGCGCATCGCCGGGGTGACGCCGGGGGCGTACGCCCGAGCCGCCCGCTGA
- a CDS encoding helix-turn-helix domain-containing protein, with product MPLVPAPPVAPRGYSAVELARAAGVSTGTIKHWFAEGLMDKPAFHGRRTTYGREHLVRALAIKKLREHNLLLPEIKRKLAEIPLEELAKEVLPPEPAESAASGAGERADAAELGRAWRRVELMPGLELHVRADAGAVVHRMAVEIREKYGCEREEGRR from the coding sequence ATGCCCCTTGTCCCTGCGCCCCCTGTCGCCCCGCGCGGCTACAGCGCCGTCGAGCTGGCGCGCGCCGCCGGTGTCAGCACTGGCACGATCAAGCATTGGTTCGCGGAGGGTCTGATGGACAAGCCCGCGTTCCACGGCCGCCGCACGACGTACGGCCGCGAGCACCTCGTGCGGGCGCTCGCCATCAAGAAGCTGCGCGAGCACAACCTGCTGCTCCCGGAGATCAAGCGGAAGCTCGCCGAGATCCCGCTCGAGGAGCTGGCGAAAGAGGTGCTGCCGCCGGAGCCAGCGGAGAGCGCGGCGTCCGGCGCGGGGGAGCGCGCGGACGCCGCGGAGCTCGGCCGGGCGTGGCGGCGCGTGGAGCTGATGCCGGGGCTGGAGCTGCACGTGCGCGCGGACGCCGGCGCGGTGGTGCACCGGATGGCGGTGGAGATCCGCGAGAAGTACGGGTGTGAACGCGAGGAAGGGCGGCGCTAG
- a CDS encoding DUF1993 domain-containing protein: MTIALHSLTTGTFVPFLRNLSALFDKAAAQGHDGAALAQIRLAPDMLPLSMQVRFVCDQARFGVARLVGEEPPAVAEADADADLAGFKARIERTIAYVESVAADRYRGAETRTIAFPLATDLAVEFTGEQFLRDFAFPNFYFHLVTTYDILRNQGVQIGKADYLAHIGYALRGTPPAEGSGRQ, translated from the coding sequence ATGACCATCGCCCTGCACAGCCTGACGACCGGGACCTTCGTACCCTTCCTGCGCAACCTCTCCGCCCTGTTCGACAAGGCAGCGGCGCAGGGCCACGACGGTGCTGCGCTCGCCCAGATCCGGCTCGCCCCCGATATGCTGCCGCTCTCGATGCAGGTGCGCTTCGTCTGCGACCAGGCCCGCTTCGGCGTCGCGCGGCTCGTGGGCGAGGAGCCGCCGGCGGTGGCCGAGGCCGACGCCGACGCCGACCTCGCCGGCTTCAAGGCCCGGATCGAGCGCACCATCGCCTACGTCGAGTCCGTCGCGGCCGACCGCTACCGGGGCGCGGAGACGCGCACGATCGCCTTTCCGCTGGCGACCGACCTGGCGGTGGAGTTCACAGGCGAGCAGTTCCTGCGCGACTTTGCGTTCCCCAACTTCTATTTCCACCTGGTCACGACCTACGACATCCTGCGCAACCAGGGTGTCCAGATCGGCAAAGCCGACTACCTGGCCCACATCGGCTACGCGCTGCGCGGCACCCCGCCTGCCGAGGGAAGCGGACGGCAGTAA
- a CDS encoding FMN-binding negative transcriptional regulator — translation MVHPAVMTTGAPRSIYLPRVYEAPDLADLHDLIDANPFGMLIAPGEDGVPMIAHVPFLLDRDSGPHGTLLAHVARANPIRRALDGSTPVLAVFRGPHGYISPGWYASRDDVPTWNYAVVHAHGAPRAIEDHDALLALLARLSDVNERGRPEPWSVAELSPEKRAALLPAIVGLSIEITRIEGKLKLSQNRRPEDRDGAIAGLRAQGTPDDLALAEAMARARPR, via the coding sequence GTGGTACACCCTGCCGTCATGACGACGGGCGCGCCGCGATCCATCTACCTTCCCCGGGTCTACGAGGCACCTGACCTCGCCGACCTCCACGATCTCATCGACGCGAACCCGTTCGGCATGCTCATCGCGCCCGGGGAGGACGGCGTGCCCATGATTGCGCACGTGCCCTTCCTCCTCGATCGCGACAGCGGCCCTCATGGCACCTTGCTCGCGCACGTCGCGCGGGCCAACCCGATCCGGCGCGCGCTCGACGGGAGCACGCCGGTCCTGGCCGTCTTTCGCGGGCCGCACGGGTACATCTCGCCCGGGTGGTACGCCTCGCGCGACGACGTGCCGACCTGGAACTACGCCGTCGTCCACGCGCATGGCGCGCCGCGGGCCATCGAGGACCACGACGCGCTGCTCGCGCTGCTCGCGCGCCTCTCCGACGTGAACGAGCGCGGGCGGCCCGAGCCCTGGAGCGTCGCGGAGCTCTCGCCGGAGAAGCGAGCCGCGCTGCTCCCCGCGATCGTCGGCCTCTCCATCGAGATCACGCGGATCGAGGGCAAGCTCAAGCTGTCGCAGAACCGCCGCCCCGAGGATCGCGACGGCGCCATTGCCGGGCTGCGCGCGCAGGGCACGCCCGACGACCTCGCGCTCGCGGAGGCGATGGCGCGCGCCCGCCCTCGCTGA
- a CDS encoding dihydrofolate reductase family protein, producing the protein MGLLTFAINVTLDGCVDHQEGIVDDETHAFFTRLMDESGAMLWGRVTYEMMESYWPAVARGDEEAPPALREWAAKLETKPKYVVSSTRKDFPWTNSHPIAGDVRLGVQKLKDATPAGVLLGSGKLATELDRLDLIDEYKFLVHPKLAGHGPTLYQSGLPATRRLDLVSAKPLRCGAMAMHYRRAR; encoded by the coding sequence ATGGGACTGCTGACCTTCGCCATCAACGTCACCCTGGACGGCTGCGTCGACCACCAGGAGGGGATCGTCGACGACGAGACGCACGCCTTCTTCACCCGCCTCATGGACGAGAGCGGCGCGATGCTGTGGGGCCGCGTCACCTACGAGATGATGGAGAGCTACTGGCCGGCGGTCGCCCGCGGCGACGAGGAGGCGCCCCCGGCGCTGCGCGAGTGGGCGGCCAAGCTGGAGACCAAGCCGAAGTACGTGGTGTCGTCCACGCGCAAGGACTTCCCGTGGACCAACAGCCACCCCATCGCCGGCGATGTGCGCCTGGGCGTGCAGAAGCTCAAGGACGCGACCCCGGCCGGCGTGCTCCTCGGCAGCGGCAAGCTCGCGACCGAGCTGGATCGGCTGGATCTCATCGACGAGTACAAGTTCCTCGTCCACCCCAAGCTCGCCGGCCACGGCCCGACCCTGTACCAGAGCGGGCTGCCCGCCACGCGGCGGCTCGATCTGGTCTCGGCCAAGCCGCTCCGCTGCGGCGCGATGGCGATGCACTACCGGCGCGCGCGCTGA
- a CDS encoding glycoside hydrolase family 43 protein: MTLSAMALATAAAIASPARADNPIVQTSYTADPAPMVHEGRLYLYTSHDEDVSVNNFYTMNDWHLYSTTDMVNWTDHGTPAGYKSFSWGTGDAWAVQGVARNGKFYLYVPLNNATGAKIGVGVSDNVAGPFMDPLGKALAQKDSGNIDPTVFVDDDGQAYMYWGNGTLRYVKLNSDMITTSGNITNVALNGFTEGPWFYKRGSLYYMVYAAIAGSEKISYATSNSPTGPWNIRGDVMDAGRTFTNHPGVVDYKGHSYFFYHNSALPGGGDFKRSVCVEEFKYGADGSIPKLTMSTNGPPAIATLDPFKQVEAETIAFSSGLKTEVCTDTGAGMNVTSISNGDYIKVKDVDFLDGVTSFEARVSSAAGNAKIELHLDSQNGTLLGTCDVSGAASWTTKTCAVSGGSGKHDLFLKFVGGGGDLFKFNWWRFTGPTMPGDGGDGGGGGGGGGSDPGAGGSGGSDGAGGATSGTGGSAVAGGTTSGSGGSVTGGTSGTTGTAGSGSSGSAGSSGGNDADGDDSDGSCACRTGASTGNGGSAVALWLVASALVLGRRRR; the protein is encoded by the coding sequence ATGACCCTGTCGGCGATGGCGCTGGCCACCGCCGCCGCGATTGCGTCCCCCGCTCGGGCGGACAACCCGATCGTGCAGACCTCCTACACGGCCGACCCCGCTCCCATGGTGCACGAAGGCCGGTTGTACCTCTACACGTCCCACGACGAGGACGTGTCGGTGAACAACTTCTACACCATGAACGACTGGCACTTGTACTCCACCACGGACATGGTCAACTGGACCGACCACGGCACGCCCGCGGGCTACAAGAGCTTCAGCTGGGGAACCGGCGATGCGTGGGCGGTGCAGGGCGTCGCCAGGAACGGCAAGTTCTATCTCTACGTGCCGCTGAACAACGCCACCGGCGCGAAGATCGGCGTGGGCGTATCGGACAACGTGGCAGGCCCGTTCATGGACCCGCTGGGGAAGGCGCTGGCCCAGAAAGACAGCGGCAACATCGACCCGACGGTGTTCGTCGACGACGACGGACAGGCCTACATGTACTGGGGGAATGGCACCCTCCGGTACGTGAAGCTGAACTCGGACATGATCACCACCTCGGGAAACATCACCAACGTGGCGTTGAATGGCTTCACCGAGGGGCCGTGGTTCTACAAGCGAGGGTCGCTGTACTACATGGTCTACGCCGCCATCGCCGGGAGCGAGAAGATCAGCTACGCGACCAGCAACAGTCCGACCGGGCCCTGGAACATCCGCGGCGACGTCATGGACGCTGGCCGCACCTTCACCAATCACCCCGGCGTCGTCGACTACAAGGGGCACTCGTACTTTTTCTATCACAACAGCGCATTGCCGGGCGGCGGTGACTTCAAGCGCTCGGTGTGCGTGGAGGAGTTCAAGTACGGCGCCGACGGCAGCATCCCGAAGCTCACGATGTCCACGAACGGACCGCCCGCCATCGCCACGCTGGATCCGTTCAAGCAAGTCGAGGCCGAGACCATCGCCTTCTCGTCCGGGCTCAAGACCGAGGTGTGCACCGACACGGGCGCCGGCATGAACGTCACGTCCATCAGCAACGGCGACTACATCAAGGTGAAGGACGTCGATTTCCTGGACGGCGTGACCTCCTTCGAGGCTCGGGTATCGTCCGCAGCCGGCAACGCGAAGATCGAGCTCCACCTCGACAGTCAGAACGGCACGCTGCTCGGGACGTGCGACGTCTCGGGCGCGGCGTCCTGGACCACCAAGACCTGTGCGGTCAGCGGGGGCAGCGGGAAACACGACTTGTTCCTGAAGTTCGTCGGTGGCGGCGGCGACCTCTTCAAGTTCAACTGGTGGCGGTTTACCGGACCCACCATGCCGGGTGACGGGGGCGACGGAGGCGGCGGAGGCGGCGGAGGCGGCTCGGACCCGGGAGCGGGCGGCAGCGGTGGCAGCGACGGCGCCGGGGGCGCGACGTCGGGCACCGGCGGCAGCGCCGTCGCCGGGGGCACGACCTCGGGCAGCGGCGGCTCGGTCACCGGAGGCACCAGCGGAACGACCGGCACCGCCGGCTCGGGCAGCAGCGGCAGCGCCGGATCCTCCGGTGGGAACGACGCGGACGGCGACGACTCGGACGGCTCGTGCGCTTGCCGGACGGGCGCGAGCACCGGGAACGGCGGAAGCGCCGTCGCTCTCTGGCTGGTCGCTTCGGCGCTCGTTCTCGGGCGTCGGCGCCGGTAG
- a CDS encoding dienelactone hydrolase family protein produces MTTMVAFSLGNAGQMKGALSEPPGSGKVGGLVVVHEWHGLNEVMRAHCQQFAQAGFLALAPDLYHGKLAENDEEAAKLIGAFDFQKAVGELGHAVGYLRSHPRCNGRVAVAGFCLGGALTLAAARYVRPALEAAVPFYGLPRIAPEEFARVKTPICGHYAKVDDWANPSVAEEIQKAARSGGGEMDLYVYDAGHAFMRSTDSSKFEPKSAALAWQRTVEFLHTHIG; encoded by the coding sequence ATGACGACGATGGTGGCGTTTTCGTTGGGGAACGCGGGGCAGATGAAGGGCGCCCTCTCCGAGCCGCCTGGCTCGGGCAAGGTCGGGGGGCTCGTCGTGGTCCACGAGTGGCACGGCCTCAACGAGGTGATGCGAGCGCACTGCCAGCAGTTCGCGCAGGCGGGCTTCCTCGCGCTCGCCCCCGACCTCTATCACGGCAAGCTCGCCGAGAACGACGAGGAGGCGGCGAAGCTGATCGGCGCCTTCGACTTCCAGAAGGCCGTAGGTGAGCTCGGCCACGCGGTCGGCTACCTGCGCTCGCATCCCCGGTGCAACGGGAGGGTCGCGGTCGCGGGCTTCTGCTTGGGTGGCGCGCTCACCCTCGCTGCGGCACGTTACGTGCGGCCGGCCCTGGAGGCGGCGGTCCCGTTCTACGGTCTTCCGCGGATCGCACCGGAGGAGTTCGCCAGGGTGAAGACGCCTATCTGCGGGCACTACGCCAAGGTGGACGACTGGGCGAACCCTTCCGTAGCCGAAGAGATCCAGAAGGCGGCGCGCTCCGGTGGAGGCGAGATGGATCTCTACGTCTACGACGCCGGCCACGCGTTCATGCGCTCGACCGATTCGTCCAAGTTCGAGCCGAAGAGCGCCGCGCTCGCGTGGCAGCGCACGGTCGAGTTCCTCCACACGCACATTGGCTGA
- a CDS encoding flavin-dependent oxidoreductase codes for MQVIVAGAGIGGLAAALALHASGHEVTVFEAAPTVLPLGVGINLLPHAVEVLGELGLFEALLAQGVATRELIYFNRFGQRIWGEPRGRFAGHATPQLSLHRGALQSVLFDAAVERLGPDRVLCDRRLSRHDEGEGRIVALFHDRAGAAWKVSADLLICADGIHSAARAGLYPDEGPPIYGGRMLWRATTRAAPFLTGASMIIAGHQDQKFVAYPISPPGPDGRQTINWAADLAVTRSLRREDWNRLGDPADFLPRFEAWRFGWLDVPDLIRGAEAIYEFPLVDRDPLPRWSHGRMTLLGDAAHPMYPNGSNGASQAILDARALVRALAAHADPVEALAAYEAERLPATAAIVASNRRNGPEQCLQIAYERAPDGFDRIEDVFAPGELEAIAARYRALTGLKRASEPLVR; via the coding sequence ATGCAAGTGATCGTCGCGGGCGCCGGGATCGGCGGCCTGGCCGCGGCTCTGGCGCTGCACGCCTCGGGTCATGAGGTGACGGTGTTCGAGGCGGCGCCCACCGTCCTGCCGCTCGGGGTCGGCATCAACCTGCTGCCCCACGCCGTCGAGGTGCTGGGCGAGCTGGGTCTCTTCGAGGCCCTGTTGGCCCAGGGGGTAGCGACCCGCGAGCTTATCTATTTCAACCGCTTCGGCCAGCGCATCTGGGGCGAGCCGCGCGGCCGCTTCGCGGGTCATGCCACGCCGCAGCTGTCCCTTCACCGCGGCGCTCTCCAAAGTGTGCTGTTCGACGCCGCCGTCGAGCGGCTGGGCCCCGACCGGGTGCTCTGCGATCGGCGCCTCTCGCGCCACGACGAGGGCGAGGGCCGCATCGTGGCGCTCTTCCACGATCGCGCGGGCGCGGCGTGGAAGGTTTCCGCCGACCTCCTGATCTGCGCCGACGGCATCCACTCGGCGGCGCGCGCCGGCCTCTATCCGGACGAGGGGCCGCCGATCTACGGCGGTCGCATGCTCTGGCGGGCGACCACCCGGGCGGCGCCCTTCCTCACCGGCGCCAGCATGATCATTGCCGGGCATCAGGACCAGAAGTTCGTCGCCTATCCGATCTCCCCACCGGGGCCGGACGGCCGTCAGACGATCAACTGGGCCGCCGATCTCGCGGTCACCAGGAGCCTGCGACGGGAGGACTGGAACCGGCTGGGCGACCCCGCCGACTTCCTGCCCAGGTTCGAGGCCTGGCGCTTCGGCTGGCTGGATGTGCCCGACCTGATCCGGGGCGCCGAGGCGATCTACGAGTTTCCGCTGGTCGACCGCGATCCCCTGCCGCGCTGGAGCCATGGGCGCATGACGCTGCTGGGCGACGCCGCCCATCCCATGTATCCGAACGGCTCCAACGGGGCGAGCCAGGCCATCCTGGACGCCCGCGCGCTGGTCCGCGCGCTCGCCGCCCATGCGGATCCGGTGGAAGCGCTGGCCGCTTACGAGGCCGAGCGCCTGCCCGCTACCGCCGCCATCGTCGCGTCCAATCGCCGCAACGGTCCGGAGCAATGCTTGCAGATCGCTTATGAGCGCGCGCCCGACGGCTTCGACCGTATCGAGGACGTCTTCGCCCCCGGCGAGCTGGAGGCCATCGCCGCCCGCTACAGGGCGCTGACCGGCCTGAAGCGCGCCTCGGAGCCCCTCGTGCGCTGA